The proteins below are encoded in one region of Amycolatopsis acidiphila:
- a CDS encoding methionyl-tRNA formyltransferase — protein MRVAMFGYQTWGHRTLRALLDSEHDVVLVVTHPKSDHAYEKIWSDSVADLAEEHGVPVLLRNRPDDLVTRLKEAEPDIIVANNWRTWLPPEIFALPPHGTLNVHDSLLPAYAGFSPLIWALINGEPEVGVTAHLMDDELDAGDIVLQRSVPVGPRDTSTDLFHRTVDLIAPVVTEALGLIASGRTDWTPQDRSKASFFHKRSIEDSRIDWTWPAEDIDRLVRAQADPYPNAFTFHRGERLRIVRASVSRARYGGTPGRIFIKEGDGVVIVAGADARYGRDHGLVVERVRTDDGTELAATDYFPAMGGYLTAEPSSRG, from the coding sequence ATGCGGGTCGCGATGTTCGGGTACCAGACCTGGGGGCACCGCACGCTGCGGGCGCTGCTGGACTCGGAGCACGACGTGGTCCTGGTGGTGACCCATCCCAAGAGCGACCACGCGTACGAGAAGATCTGGTCCGACTCGGTCGCCGACCTCGCCGAGGAGCACGGCGTGCCGGTGCTGCTGCGCAACCGGCCGGACGACCTGGTCACCCGGCTCAAGGAGGCCGAGCCGGACATCATCGTCGCCAACAACTGGCGCACCTGGCTCCCGCCGGAGATCTTCGCCCTGCCGCCACACGGCACGCTCAACGTGCACGACTCGCTGCTGCCCGCCTACGCCGGGTTCTCCCCGCTGATCTGGGCACTGATCAACGGCGAGCCGGAGGTCGGCGTCACGGCCCACCTGATGGATGACGAGCTCGACGCCGGGGACATCGTGCTGCAGCGCTCGGTGCCCGTCGGGCCGCGCGACACCAGCACGGACCTGTTCCACAGGACGGTCGACCTCATCGCGCCCGTGGTGACCGAGGCGCTCGGGCTGATCGCCTCGGGCCGCACGGACTGGACGCCGCAGGACCGGTCGAAGGCCAGCTTCTTCCACAAGCGGTCCATTGAGGACAGTCGCATCGACTGGACCTGGCCGGCGGAGGACATCGACCGCCTGGTGCGCGCGCAGGCCGACCCGTACCCGAACGCCTTCACCTTCCACCGCGGGGAGCGCCTGCGGATCGTGCGGGCGTCGGTTTCGCGGGCGCGCTACGGCGGGACCCCGGGGCGGATCTTCATCAAGGAGGGCGACGGCGTGGTGATCGTCGCCGGCGCGGACGCGCGGTACGGCCGCGACCACGGCCTCGTCGTGGAGCGGGTCCGCACGGACGACGGCACGGAGCTCGCGGCGACCGACTACTTTCCCGCGATGGGCGGCTACCTCACGGCTGAGCCTTCTTCGCGCGGCTAG